In Leptolyngbya sp. NIES-2104, the genomic window GACGGGTTTTAGAGGAGATGCGGGAATGGGTTCTAGGTTTAGCGATCGAAACTGTGCCCCAAATACTAAGCATTCCAATAGAGAATTACTCGCGAGTCGATTTGCTCCGTGAACTCCGGTGCTGGCAGTTTCACCGACTGCGTAAAGATGTTCGATCGACGTTTCATTCTCCAAACCCGCGCCAATTCCACCCATCCAGTAATGTGCTGCGGGTGCGACTGGAATCGGCTCTTTGAACACATCTACGCCCCATTTTTGACAAACCTGAATGATGTTTGGAAATCGATGCTGAATCGTTTCTGCTGGAATCGGACGCAAATCCAACCAAACGGTTGCAGTCGCGGGATCGGCTTCGGTTTTTTGAATGTGGTTGAAAATCGCACGACTGACCACATCACGCGGCGCGAGTTCACCGGATGGATGGTAATCGAAGGCGAAACGGTGTCCAGACCGATCGACTAAATGCGCTCCTTCTCCTCGAACGGCTTCGCTAATTAAGAATTTCGGCGCACCGGGTATCGTCAATGCCGTGGGATGAAATTGGACGAATTCGAGATCGCGTAAGGTGGCTCCGGCTCGATGTGCGATCGCAACTCCATCTCCGGTACTCACTGCCGGATTTGTAGTTTGAGCGAAAACCTGTCCGCCTCCCCCAGTTGCTAGAATTACCGCCTGAGCGCGAATCCAATGCACTTCAGATTGGTGAATCAAGCAAACACCTTGACAGCGATTTTCTGAATCAAGCCACAAATCCAGAACAAAGGTCTGATCCAAAACTTGAATATTTTCGCGCTCTAACACTCGTTCGGCTAAAACGCTCACAACGGCTCTTCCAGTCGTATCCGCAGCATGAAGGACTCGACGACGAGAATGAGCGGCTTCTAAGGTCAAAGCAAGCTGGCTCTGATGTCGATCGAATGCCACCCCCAGATCTACCAAATGATGAATACACTCCGCCGCATTTTCGACCAAAAATTCAACCGCATCGCCGTCACATAAACCCACACCCGCTGACAGCGTATCCGCAATATGAAGCGCCGTTGAATCTTGCGGATCAATCACCGCAGCAATTCCGCCCTGTGCCCAATCACTCGCAGACCGAGCCACACTATCCTTGGTGATCAGTCCGACTCGATATTGATCGGGCAACGAAAGCGCCGTATATAATCCTGCGGCTCCCGCTCCAATGATCAGCACATCATACGCAGATTGCAGCATCAATGCTCCTTGAATAAAAAAATCGCTCCACGCAGACCGAAAAAATCTGCGGAGAGCGCAACTCTACAAAGTGAAAACAATCTTAGCGGTAAATTCCGTTGTTATAACGGTCTCCACCCTCAACCAGTTCCTTCGATACTTCGGTGGTCACGAAGTTATCCATATTCGCTTGCAGAATTTCCTTTTGCTTGTCGGTCAAGCCTGCAATATTCAGCACATCTTCAACGGACTCGTAAGGCGCATTTTTCACAATCAGACCTGCCAAAGTCGGATACAACCCTGGCAACTGGCGGAATGCTCTGACATTCGTGTTATTCAGGTCGAGCTTCTTGCCATACTCGGTCGCCATTTTATCTTCGACCACGTTGCGATAGTCCGCTGCCAACACCGTAACCCCGTTGAAATTTGCTGCGATCGCTGCTTGAGGCAACCAGCCCAGACAGCCCACCACCAAACTCAAAACCGCCAAAAAGCGAATCAAACGTTTCATTGTTAATCCCTCCCACTGGATCGAGCAAACGCAATACACAGCTTTTATTAGAGCCTATCATTTTGCGGTATCGAAATTAGTGCAAGGTGTCTAAAGTTGTTTTGAGAAAGCGATCGAGATCCGCAAAGGAGCACGCATGAGTCGGAGTAGGCGTGTCGTATCCCTTGAGTTCAACTACGTAGCGCTCTAGAAAATTCACGTTTTCGATGTGTTCTGTCAATTGCTCGTAGGTTCTTTCGCCTAAAGCAATATCTAACCCAAGCTGCTTCGTCGCGGATTCTAAACGGAAAGCTGCGTTGACCGTGTCACCTAAAGCGGTGTAATCCGGTCGATCGCCGCTTCCAGTATTTCCAACCATTGCAAATCCAGTATTCACGCCTGCACCGATCCGAATCGGGAACGGCAGCGGGTATTGGTGATATAAATTGCTCGTCATCCGGTGCAGAGCGTTGATTGCCTGACAAATTCTCAGGGCTTCGTCTCGATCAACTCCATTCGCGCCATGCGTCCAAACCGCCATGACTGCATCGCCAATGTATTTATCAACCCAGCTTCCATACTCCCGAATAATGTCGCCTGCTTGCCGAAACCAGGTACCAATGACTTCCGATAACAGCTTTTCATCGAGTTGACGAGTCAGAATCGTGAAATCGCGAATATCAACGACGAGAACCGAAATGAGACGGCGGACATGAAGGGTTGCCGTTGCGGTGAATTCTTTGGAGTCGGGATCGTCTGAACTTGAAGAAGAAGGACGATTCAACGGACAGAAAAAATCGACTTCGGTTTGACCGAATGTTAAGCGATCGCCGTTTTGTAGCGTTACCGGAATGCTGACTCGTCGCCCGTTGACAAAGGTTCCATTGCGGCTGCCTAAATCAATTAAGTAAAACTCTCCGGTTTCCATCCATTGCAGCATCGCGTGATTGCGAGAAATCCAGCGATCGCGAATGACAAACGTGTTATCTTCGCTTCGTCCGATCGTCCAGCAATTATTACCGACCAGTGGGATACGGCGGTTATTGAAATCGCTGCTGTGCAGCACGAGATGGGGAGGAGGTTGGAGGGTGACCACAGGTTCAACAAGGAAAGAACAGCATCCTTTCCTATGATGCTACGCCTGAGTGCTAAATGTTTCAGTAGTAGCGCTTGGAATATAAGGCTTGAATGAATTATTTTTGACTGTGATCTCCGCAGTCTTTGGGAGGCAAAAATCCGGGTTGATTCTGCCCTGTCCGCAATTACGCTAAAGTCGCTGCAATCCAAAATAAGCTGTCAACTAGAATCGTGCTCAGGACTGCGCCGCCAAATGCGACCCAATGCGGGACTTTCAGCTTCAACGAAAATACACCGACGCTCAGCAAGACTGCGGCTAGTGATATTACCCAGAAGATCCCATTGGGGGTGTACATCTGCATAAGAGCCTGTTGGAAAATCGGCTGTACTGCGTCGGGTTCCACCTGCATTAATTTCCGCCAGTGTGGAAGCAAATCCGTTAGATAGAAGTAAAGATCCGTGAGCGCAGTTCCAAAGAGCGACCCCAAGTAGAAAAAGTTTCCCAGCTTGCACCAGTTTTGTCTTAAGCCCCAAATCGCGATCGGGAGTCCAATCGCTTCGATCGGTAAGTGTAAAGTTGGCTCCCAGCGAAACCATCCCCAGTAGAGCGATCCGGCTAACCATGTCCAAGTAAAGCCCGTGAGCAGTTCGCCCCAGTGTCGTGTTTGAGGTTTTGCAGAAAGCGCGATCGATGCCCAGACCCAAACAGAAGTCAGCAACAATGCGAGAAGGGGAAATGATCGAACTAAAGGCGCTTCAAAGAAGACAGGTACTGAAACTAAGAAAACGGATGCACCAAAAATGAGAAGAGAGCGAGACGATGCGGGACGCTCAGCAAATGAAGATTCTGAAACGGCAATCACTTCAGCCTCTGGGGAGTAACTTGTGGTGGAACTGGGGGGATATGAAATCAAGGGATTCTTAAACCGGCTTAATTTTATTAACTTAACTTAACATTACCATAGGAAATTTTCAGAGAATCGATCGAGAATCTTGAATTGTTCCAGCTGGCAAATACCCCCTGGGGGCATATTCCTAATCCTACCGGAAATTTCCTGATGTCACTCAAGAATTTCGGAAGTGGAAACCAGAAGCTCTAGAAAGGCTGTACACTCAACAGCCAGAGTTTCGCTCTATAGGTTGAGGAAGCACACGATGCCAGTTTTTCTCGTTGCGGGTCAGGTCAATCAGCTTTTTGCTTTATTTCAAGGCATTGTGCTTGGTCTAGTTCAAGGAATCACCGAATTTTTGCCGATCAGTAGTACCGCCCATTTGATTATTTTCACAGATGTATTCGGCTGGCAAACTCAATGGAACAAAGCCGCGATCGATGCGATTCAATTCGGCAGTGTGGTCGCCGTGGTGATGTATTTCTGGAAAGATATTCGATCGATTCTATCTGGAGCACTAGCGGCATTTGCGCGGAAGGAATGGGATCGTGAGGAATGGAAGATTCTCGTTGGAATTGCGATCGGTACGATTCCCGCGTTAGGAATGGGCTTTGTGCTGAAGAAATTAAATCTGCTGCCAGAAAGCGTGACGATTATTGCCACGATGTCGATCGTGATGTCGCTTCTGTTGGCACTATCAGAAAAAATCGGAACTCGGAAACGCGGATTTGATGAACTGGAGATCAAAGATGGGATTTTGGTCGGTTTAGGGCAAATGATTGCATTGTTGCCAGGGGCATCGCGATCGGGTTCGACGTTGACAGCCGCATTGTTTCTAGGATTGCGACGGGAGACAGCCGCACGATTTTCTTTTTTGTTAGGAATTCCAACATTAGCGATCGCAACTCTGGTTCAGGCTGGCGATGTATTGAAAGAGGCGGATATGGGACTGCCTTTATTTGTGGGAGTTGTATCGGCGTTTGTGTTTTCGTATTTGTCGATCGCTTGGCTCTTAAAATTCTTACAGCGTCAGAGTACTTGGGTATTTGTTTGGTATCGGTTGGCGTTGGGTGTGACGTTGTTAATCGCGATCGCCACAAATGTTCTGAAGGCTGTTTAGACTAGATAAGCTGTCAAGTTTCGGGTCATGAGCGAACTTTCTATTCGTCCGGCATTAGTTACGAGTGTTTTGTCAGGGTCGATCGCAGAAGAAATTGGGTTTGAAATGGGCGATCGCATTGTGTCGATCAACGGTGAAAAACCTCGCGATTTAATCGACTATCAGTTTTTGTGCGCGGACGAAGTGCTAGAACTCGAAGTGATTGACAAGAAAGGGAAGACGCATCACATCGAAATCGAGAAAGATTACGATGAGGACTTAGGTTTAGAGTTTGAAACGGCTCTGTTTGATGGCTTGATTCAATGTACGAATCGCTGTCCGTTTTGCTTTATTGACCAACAGCCACCCGGAAAGCGGGATAGTCTTTACCTCAAAGATGATGACTACCGGTTGAGCTTTCTTTACGGCAGCTATCTGACGTTAACGAACTTGACTCAGCGCGAGTGGAATCGGATTGAACAAATGCGGCTTTCTCCGCTCTATGTTTCGGTTCATGCAACGGAATCGGATGTGCGATTGAGATTGTTAAAGAATCCTCGTGCAGGACAGATTTTGGATCAGTTGAAATGGTTCCAAGAGCGACAGTTACAGATTCATGCTCAGGTTGTTCTTTGTCCTGGAATTAATGACGGGGAGTATTTAACCCGAACGATCGAGGATCTCGCTCAATTTCATCAAGGTGATATTCCTGCGGTGGCATCGATCGCGGTTGTTCCCGTCGGGTTAACTCGATTTCGCCCCACTGAAGATGAACTGATTCCTGTGTCACCGGAGAAAGCGCGAGAAGTAATCGTCCAAGTTCAAGCCCTTCAGAATCAATTTCGCAAAGAACGTGGATCAACGATCGTTTGGTTAGCCGATGAGTGGTTCTTAATTGCTGGGGAAGATTTACCGCCTGAATCGCACTATGGTGACTATCCGCAGATTGGAAATGGAGTCGGTTCGATTCGATTGTTTCTAAAGGAATTTAGTAAAGCTGCGAAACGGTTGCCGAAGAAGGTGACACCGAACCGTGACTATGTTTGGATTTTAGGAAATGCGGTTGAAAAAGCGTTTTCGCCATTGCTCGATCGATTTAACCAGGTCGAAGGCTTAACCGTCCGAATGGTCGCACTCAACAGTGATTATTGGGGGCAAAGTATTACAGTCACGGGATTACTCACCGGACAAGATATTTGCAAAGCGCTACAAGGAAAAGATTTAGGTGATGGTGTTCTGTTGCCATCTGTGATGCTCAAACAAGGTGAACTGGTGTTTCTCGACGATATGCGGGTCGAAGATTTAGAGCAGAAATTGAACACCTCGATCTTTGTAATGGAGGGTGTGGACGGTTTGATCAGGAAATTTAATGAATAACGTAAACAAGTTTAAAGAAGTGTGGCGCAAAGCAGGAGTTTGCTGGAATAATCAACCTATCGGATGATTCGACATCGTTCGATTGCCATCAATAGAAATTTGTCGATCGCTCTAGGAGAGAACATTTTGGATTCGCGCACTTCACAAACGCTCTTACAATCCTCGCAAACGACTTCAGCACCTCAAGAAGATTTCAGCGAGTATGTTGCTCACCTTCAACTGCACATGGCACTCCAGGCACGGAATTTAGTTCCTAGCATGACGAAAACGCCTGATAGCCGCGAACAGTTACTGCACCAGACGCAGGCGCATTTTGAGAAGTTTGCTTCTCGGACATTTTTGTAAGTTTCCATTGATAAACGCTTCACGTCAATCAGGGTTTCGTGCCCTGATTTTTTATTGGGAGGGCGTTTGAAAAGTTGTCGTTCGTTGCCACATCCCGCCCTGAAATGGAATTTCGGGCTAATCGGCGAAAGTCCTTTGAAAAGGACTGAGAACCTGAAACAGTCTCCCAGTCTACTTCAGTAGACTTTCCACCATTAGCCCGAAATTCATTTCAGGGCGAGATGCAATCGAAGCGAAGGAACTTTTTATATTTTTCAAACACTCTCTAATCGATCGATCGAATGACGCGAAGGGAGGATTCCAGTATTAGAGGAATAATGCGATAACCAAAGGAGTCGATCGCGCTTCTATCATGCTGGCTCTGGAACCCACACTTGAAACCATCGAAACTCAATTATTGTTCGAGGGCATCTATCGCTATTACGGGTATGACTTTCGTAACTATGCCCCGTCCTCGCGCAGTCGTCGAGTTCAAAACTTTGTGCAGTCCGAAGGAATTGCAACCATTTCAGAACTGCAAAATCGAGTGTTACACGATCGAGACTGCCTCGATCGCTTTCTCCTGAGCCTAACGGTGAACGTCACGACAATGTTTCGCGATCCGAGCTTTTACCTCACCTTCAGAAATCTAGTCGTTCCAATTCTGAGAACCTATCCATTTATTCGGATTTGGCACGCGGGATGTTCGACCGGAGAAGAAGTGTATTCGATGGCGATTTTACTGCAAGAAGAAGGAATTTATCATCGCTGCCGACTCTATGCAACCGATACGAATGAGAAGGTTTTGCAATCAGCAAGGAGCGGAATATTTTCACTTTCGTCAATGCAGGAATATACGCAGCAATATCTCAAAGCAGGCGGAAAAAAATCCTTTTCCGAATACTATACGGCTGCTTATGAGAATGCAATTTTTCGATCGTCGCTGCGAGATAATATTCTATTTTCACAACATAATTTAGTGACCGACGGATCGTTTAATGAATTTAATGTGATCATTTGTCGGAACGTTTTAATTTACTTCGATCGTACACTTCAAGATCGCGTTCATGATTTGTTTTATCAAAGCCTTTGCCCTTTTGGAATTTTGGCACTGGGACGGCAAGAAACACTGAGATTTACCTCGAAACACGATCGCTATGAAGACCTTTCAAAATCCGAGAAACTCTATCGGAGGTTGAATTAGTGGCGTTTGCCCTTGTCGTTGTGGGTACATCCCTAGGGGGATTGTCCGCCTTGCGAATTATGTTACAAGCATTACCAGGAGACTTTAAACCCGCGATCGCCATTGTCCAGCATCGTGACCGGAGTTCTGGAAAGAGTCTTAGCCAAACCTTACAACAGGAGAGCCGCTTGCCGATTCTGGATGTCGAGGATAAAGAACCGATCTGCCCTGGATGCGTGTATTTAGCTCCGGCTGACTACCATCTTTTGGTCGAGCCGGGTCAATTTTCGCTTTCGGTTGATCCGCCGGTTTCTTTTGCTAAACCCTCGATCGATGTTTTATTTGAATCTGCTGCCGAGGTGTATCAATCGAGCACGATCGGAGTCGTTTTAACCGGAGCAAATCACGATGGAGCCGAAGGACTGGCGAAGATCAAAGCAAGAGGGGGGTACACGATTGTGCAAGATCCCCAAACAGCGGAATGTGCCTCGATGCCCGAAGCTGCGATCGCTCGAAGTGTAGTCGATCGTGTTTTGCCACTACAACGAATTTCACCCCTGCTGATTAAGTTATGTTCTCCGTGTTAGCTCAGTCTTTTTAGCGTTTTAGGATCGCGCCTCATGTCCTTGATTAATCCCGTTAACATCCTGCTCGTCGATGACCAACCCGAAAACCTGCTGGCGTTAGAAGCGGTTTTAGGTAAGCTGGGCGAGAATCTCGTACAGGCATCATCGGGAGAAGAAGCATTACGGTGTCTGTTGAATCGAGATTTTGCAGTCATTCTGCTCGACGTTCAGATGCCGGGAATCGATGGGTTTGAAACCGCGAGTTTGATCCGGAGTCGAGCGCGATCGCAACATACGCCAATTATTTTTCTCACCGCGTTTGATGCCAGCGATCAAGGAATTTTTCGAGGCTACTCGCTCGGTGCAGTGGATTATTTAATCAAGCCGATTAATTCCGATATTCTGGTTTCTAAAGTGTCGGTGTTCGTGGATCTGTTCAAAAAGACCGCAGCAGTGAAACATCAGGCAGCACAGTTAACTGCAATTAATGCCGAACTGCGCCAGAGCGAAGAACGATTTCGATCGCTGTCTGCTTCGTCTCCGGTCGGCATTTTCGTGATTGATCCCGACGGACGCTGCACTTATACGAATCCGAGATTTCAAACGATTTGTGGAGTTGTTCCCGATCGCATTTCCGATCGCAGTTGGCATCGGTGTGTGCATCCAGACGATCGCGATCAGGCAATGTCGCAATGGAATGCGTACCTCGAACACGGGGGCGAACTTTCTGAAGAATTACGATTTTTGACCAAAGACGATCAGGTGCGCTGGGTGCATATTCGCTCTTGTCCGATGTTGTCACAAACCGGGGAACCGCAGGGTCATGTTGGCACGATCGAAGACATTACCGAGCGCAAAGAAGCCGAAGTAACTCGCGCTCAAGTGATGCGGGAACAGTTGGCGCGACAAGAGGCTGAAGCGACGAACCGCATGAAAGATGAATTTCTCGCGGTGCTGTCTCATGAACTGAGAACGCCGTTAAATTCGATGCTGGGTTGGGTGCGACTGTTGCGGACAAAGCAGTATGAGAAAAAAATGGTCGATCGCGCTTTAGAAACGATCGAGCGAAACGCGGAAACTCAATCGCAACTAATCGAAGATATTCTGGATGTCTCGAAGATCATTCGCGGTAAATTGCGGCTGAACTATCGATCGCTGCAACCTGTCGCGATTATTCAAGCTGCGATCGATGCAGTTCGTCCCCAAGTCGAGGCAAAATCGATTCGACTAACGACCGATTTTGATCCCGATGTCAGCCACGTTTGGGGCGATTCGACTCGACTTCAGCAGATTGTTTGGAACTTGCTGACGAATGCGGTGAAATTCACGCCGGAGTCTGGAGAAGTCACGATTGGGCTACAGGCGGAAGATGACAAAACGGTGAAAATCTCGGTGAAAGATACGGGGATCGGGATCGAGCCGGAATTTTTACCGTATGTGTTCGATCGATTCCGTCAAGCGGATAGTACGACGACACGATCACATAACGGGTTAGGTTTGGGTTTAGCGATCGTGCGGCATTTGGTCGAACTGCATGGGGGATCGATCGAGGCAAGCAGTCCGGGTATGGGTGAAGGGGCAACGTTTACCGTGAGATTTCCAGTGTTGCAGGCGAATGAATTGCGGGATAAATTACGCGGCGGAACGCCGATCGCCGCCGATGGAATTCGCAAGGAACAAAAAATTTGGTAGAGATGTGTCACTGACACGTCAGGGCGATAAGTCTTTCCGCTTCGATTCTGTCTCGCCCCGGAATAGAATTCGGGGCTAATCGTGCGAAGCCCATTAAAGGGGGCTAACGATGATGAAGTCAAGGCTTGCAGTCCTGAAGGGACTTCGCACTGTTAGCCCCGAATTTCATTCCGGGGCGAGACAGAATCGAAGCGAGAATACTCGTCGAATTCGCATTACCTACTAGGCAAAATTGCACCTGCCAAATTTGCCCCTTTCAAATTCGTTCCGGTCAAATTCGCCCCGCTAAAATTCGCCTTGCCCAAATTCGACCAAGACAAATCTGCACCCGACAAATCCGCCCCGCTAAAATCCGCGCCGAACAAATATGCTCCGCTAAAATGTGCGAATTTCAAATTGGCTTTGTGGAAGTTCGATCGATAAAAATGCGTCTCTGTCAATTCCGCCTCAACCAAATTCGCATCGCTCAAATTCGCATCCGCTAAATTTGCCTGAATCAAAATTGCATTGCTCAGATCTGCTCGTCGTAAATCTGCGCGAGTCAAATCCGATCGCTTAAATTTCGCCCCCCGCAATTCTGTTCCAATCAAATTTGCACCAATCAAATCGGCATCGCTCAAATTCGCGCCCTTCAAATCGGCTCCAATAAAATTGGCATCGTTCAAATTCGCGCCCTTCAAATCGGCTCCAACCAAAGTAGCATCGACAAATTGCGCCCCTTGAAGCTGAGCGTGAATGAATTCGGTTTTGTGCAAAATCGCTTTATTGAATTTTGCCCCGCTTAAATTTGATTCGTTGAGAACTGCCCAACAAAGACTCGATCGACAAAAATTCACCCGCTGTAAATTCGTGCCGCGCAATTCCAATTCATCTAGATCAGCATCGCTCAGGTCTGGCTCGATCGTCGGATAGCGCGATCGCCAATCTGACCACACGATCGCGCCTTGTTGCAGCGTCATTAAATGCGCCATCACCGCCACGACCTTACTCCCGTCGATCGCTATAGTGTTCGCGTCCCGGCAGATTTTCCATCGTCTCAATGACTGCCGTCGATGCTGCAATAATATCGCGCTCTTCGCCGCCCAAATATAGCCGCCCAAAGCTTCCCACCGCTGAGATTTGCAGAATGTTGATCAATGCGGCTTTCTCGGCTTCGTTAGCAGCAAGAGCGGCATAAGCGGCGGGTTCTACCTCAAACACATACAGTGTCTGACCGGACAGAATCATATTGCCGCGGCGAGTTCGGTTAATCAGTTGCGCGTGATGAGCATCGATATTGCGAATAATCTGACTAGAAATCACACGCGGGCGCAGACAATCCTGTTTCCGCACGTCTAGCGCTGCGAGAATGGCTCGTCCTGCGGCATTCACTTCACCTTGATTGCTGGCGTGAATTTCTAGAACTCCGTACAATCGTTCAACCATTTGCACCCCAGGACGCACAACGGCTGCTTTTAGGGCAACATCCATGATGCGATTGATCTCGATCCCCGGCGTGATTTCAACCCACAGTGAAGCATCTCCAGGAAGTGGCAGAAATCCTAACGCCTCGGTTCCCAGATACGCGGCATGTTGCGACTGTAAGCGATCGATATAAACGTAACTGCGAAGATCGATGCCCAAGAGTAAACGATTGTAAATTGCTTCCCTAGTATAGAGGGTTGCGGAGTGCGATCGTATCCTTCAATTGATGTAATCAGGTTTTAATGTAGTGAAAATAAAGTGTCCTATCTTGCGATAGATGACAAATTGTACTGAGAACTTCAAATTTTAAGGAGTTAACACGAGCGCCTGATGATGAATTCTACATCTCCAACACTTTCGATTTGTGTTGCGACTCGCAATCGACCGGATGACCTGATTCGCTGCTTGAATTCGCTGACGTTGCTAGAGCAAATCGAATTCGAGATTCTTGTCATTGATGATGCGTCAGAAGTGCCGATTGTCGATCGCGTTTTTCAAGGAATTGATCCAGCATTGGTCGATCGCGTCCAAGTGTTTCGTCATGAGCAAAATAAAGGGGTGCCTGCCACTCGAAACGAATTAGCAGAACGCGCACAAGCACCCTATTTGCTGATTTTGGATGACGATGCTCAACTTTTGAGGGCGGACAGTGTTTATGCTGCTCTAACGGTGTTGAAAACGAGTTCTGATGTGGGAGCGGTGGCACTGTCTCAGAGCGATGAAACCGGAAAGTTGTTACCAGGACAACCCACTCCTGCTGAATATCGGTGTTACACTGCAACATTCATCGGGTACGGTCATCTTTTGCGCCGTGAATTGTTTATCGAATTGGGTGGCTATCGGGAAATGTTCGC contains:
- a CDS encoding glycosyltransferase family 2 protein gives rise to the protein MMNSTSPTLSICVATRNRPDDLIRCLNSLTLLEQIEFEILVIDDASEVPIVDRVFQGIDPALVDRVQVFRHEQNKGVPATRNELAERAQAPYLLILDDDAQLLRADSVYAALTVLKTSSDVGAVALSQSDETGKLLPGQPTPAEYRCYTATFIGYGHLLRRELFIELGGYREMFAAYYEEPELCKRMLDRGFYVVYLPDASVIHYQSPIGRSNLVALKNGCRNKCFAAIYNEPLPMMVLSIPLRILLYTYKHWAYCRQHKIESEFGADWIIRELRQNFPALWRDRRALKWSTYYKWHKIKQAPAYQLAE
- a CDS encoding pentapeptide repeat-containing protein, translating into MAHLMTLQQGAIVWSDWRSRYPTIEPDLSDADLDELELRGTNLQRVNFCRSSLCWAVLNESNLSGAKFNKAILHKTEFIHAQLQGAQFVDATLVGADLKGANLNDANFIGADLKGANLSDADLIGANLIGTELRGAKFKRSDLTRADLRRADLSNAILIQANLADANLSDANLVEAELTETHFYRSNFHKANLKFAHFSGAYLFGADFSGADLSGADLSWSNLGKANFSGANLTGTNLKGANLAGAILPSR